In a single window of the Candidatus Celerinatantimonas neptuna genome:
- the mltB gene encoding Membrane-bound lytic murein transglycosylase B yields MRNLTWIIISCLAAVSITTQASPIDKKTKIQLKQLSQQTKTSYRTLRQAVEEAKFQPEVIKAITKPWEAKPWYQYRALFLKPKRVREGVEFWKKHAKTLAKAQRIYHVPPELIVAIIGVETFYGRFTGNYSVLNALYTLGFHYPPRGKFFRKEFASFVKLSQQQKWSLGQIKGSYAGAMGYGQFIPSSYLHYAVDFNNDGRINMLKDPVDGIGSVANYFHRHHWHEHTPVAEKLARAPSATLKQKANRELSPQYKWQQLTQWGATVKQSPESNTPVNLLRLKVGKKQSGYWVTYHNFYVITRYNRSPLYAMAVYQLSQQIKDAYYHP; encoded by the coding sequence ATGCGCAATCTTACGTGGATAATCATAAGCTGTTTAGCCGCTGTATCAATCACGACACAAGCTTCACCTATCGATAAAAAAACTAAAATTCAGTTAAAACAATTGAGCCAGCAGACAAAAACCAGCTACCGAACACTTCGCCAGGCGGTTGAAGAAGCCAAATTTCAGCCAGAAGTGATTAAAGCGATTACCAAACCTTGGGAAGCCAAACCCTGGTATCAGTATCGAGCCCTCTTTTTAAAACCCAAACGGGTCCGTGAAGGCGTCGAATTCTGGAAAAAACATGCTAAAACACTGGCTAAAGCCCAACGAATTTATCATGTTCCACCTGAATTAATTGTTGCTATTATCGGAGTAGAAACATTTTATGGACGATTCACCGGCAATTATTCAGTACTTAATGCGCTTTATACTTTAGGTTTTCATTATCCGCCACGGGGTAAATTCTTTCGCAAAGAATTTGCATCATTTGTGAAATTAAGCCAGCAACAAAAATGGTCTCTCGGACAAATCAAAGGATCATATGCCGGTGCTATGGGGTATGGTCAGTTTATCCCATCGAGTTATTTACATTATGCTGTCGATTTTAATAACGATGGCCGTATTAACATGCTCAAAGATCCGGTTGATGGAATAGGCAGTGTTGCGAACTATTTCCACCGACATCACTGGCATGAACATACGCCTGTCGCGGAAAAATTAGCCCGTGCTCCGTCAGCCACATTAAAACAAAAAGCCAACCGGGAGTTATCGCCTCAGTACAAATGGCAACAGCTCACTCAATGGGGAGCAACCGTTAAACAATCGCCAGAATCCAATACCCCGGTAAATCTGCTACGCTTAAAAGTGGGCAAGAAACAGTCAGGTTACTGGGTGACTTATCATAATTTTTATGTAATTACCCGCTATAACCGTAGCCCGCTTTATGCAATGGCTGTCTATCAACTTAGTCAACAGATTAAAGATGCTTATTATCATCCGTAA
- the rlpA gene encoding Endolytic peptidoglycan transglycosylase RlpA, which translates to MQWLSINLVNRLKMLIIIRNISAFCALILLMAGCSNLPSSRYKMSKDAYPNHPPNISWIENAYPRIEPLSRSGNKDYKVNGHTYKVWRGIQSYQQVGMASWYGLKFQGHQTANGEIYDMYSMSAAHKHLPLPSYVRVTNLSNHRSVIVRVNDRGPFHSNRIIDLSYAAAYKLGMLASGTAKVRVTLIIPGQHHLSGKVASKPSLPVQTTEYYVQLLALKDTAAASKQQQLLAKQGYSAVIVPSGEWTAIRLGPYVNHHLAEQAKIKMRQGRYKDAFIVPIKHTD; encoded by the coding sequence ATGCAATGGCTGTCTATCAACTTAGTCAACAGATTAAAGATGCTTATTATCATCCGTAATATTTCGGCATTTTGTGCTCTTATCCTACTGATGGCAGGTTGTAGTAATCTGCCATCTTCTCGCTACAAAATGTCAAAAGATGCCTATCCAAATCATCCACCCAATATCAGTTGGATTGAAAATGCTTACCCAAGAATTGAACCTTTAAGCCGTAGTGGGAACAAAGACTATAAGGTCAATGGCCATACCTATAAAGTTTGGCGCGGTATACAATCCTATCAACAGGTCGGAATGGCCTCTTGGTATGGACTAAAATTTCAGGGACACCAGACAGCAAATGGTGAAATTTACGATATGTACAGCATGAGTGCTGCACATAAACACTTACCACTGCCTAGTTATGTTCGTGTCACAAACCTGTCGAATCATCGTTCGGTCATTGTTCGGGTCAACGATCGGGGGCCGTTTCATTCGAACAGGATTATTGATTTATCATACGCAGCCGCTTATAAATTAGGTATGCTAGCCTCGGGAACAGCCAAAGTACGTGTCACTCTGATTATTCCCGGGCAACACCATTTATCTGGGAAAGTCGCATCAAAACCGTCTTTACCAGTACAAACAACAGAGTATTATGTACAATTACTCGCTTTGAAGGACACCGCTGCAGCAAGCAAACAACAGCAGTTGTTAGCAAAACAGGGCTATTCGGCGGTCATTGTTCCATCAGGGGAATGGACGGCAATTCGGCTTGGGCCTTATGTCAACCATCATCTTGCGGAACAGGCCAAAATAAAGATGCGTCAGGGCCGGTATAAGGATGCCTTTATTGTTCCAATAAAGCATACTGATTAA
- the dacA gene encoding D-alanyl-D-alanine carboxypeptidase DacA, with translation MMKKSLIKRFKITALCCAFIVPASAIAAPHVIPDPPAISAASYIVVDYNSGKVLAERNADERRAPASLTKMMTSYIIGQELKNGTIKRSDEVTIGRDAWAINFPESSKMFLKIGTQVSVGMLNRGIIVDSGNDACVAMADYIAGSSNAFAQLMNNWAKELGMDHSHFVNPHGLDNPDHYTTARDMATLAVHLIRDLPQEYKIYSEKSFTYNKITQYNRNTLLWDKSIHVDGIKTGHTSHAGYNLVASATQDGMRLISVVMGTPSKYAREAESKKLLTWGFRFFETVKPYKAGDSFVKARIWKGVVDHVALGVNKNVAVTVPRGQAKNLKASYELTKTLEAPLKKGEVVGTLHFKLDGKDVATYPLVSLQTVKKGSIFKQLFDYILQLFSSWF, from the coding sequence ATGATGAAAAAGAGTTTAATCAAACGATTCAAAATTACCGCACTGTGCTGTGCCTTTATCGTTCCGGCATCGGCCATTGCAGCCCCCCATGTTATCCCGGATCCACCGGCTATTTCTGCAGCGTCCTACATTGTAGTCGATTATAATTCGGGTAAAGTTCTTGCTGAGAGAAACGCAGATGAGCGTCGTGCCCCAGCCAGCCTGACCAAAATGATGACCAGCTATATCATCGGCCAAGAACTTAAAAACGGAACAATCAAACGAAGCGACGAGGTCACTATCGGTCGGGATGCCTGGGCGATTAACTTCCCTGAATCTTCAAAAATGTTCCTGAAAATCGGAACTCAGGTCAGTGTGGGAATGCTGAACCGTGGGATAATCGTTGATTCAGGAAACGATGCATGTGTCGCAATGGCTGATTATATTGCAGGAAGCAGCAACGCTTTTGCTCAGTTAATGAACAACTGGGCAAAAGAGTTAGGAATGGACCACAGTCATTTCGTTAATCCGCATGGATTAGATAATCCAGATCACTATACAACCGCACGGGATATGGCAACACTGGCTGTTCACCTGATCCGTGACTTACCACAAGAATATAAAATTTATTCTGAAAAATCATTTACTTATAACAAAATCACCCAATATAACCGAAACACTCTGCTGTGGGATAAAAGTATCCATGTTGATGGGATAAAAACAGGACACACCAGCCACGCCGGCTATAATCTGGTTGCCTCAGCAACTCAGGATGGAATGCGCCTGATCTCTGTTGTCATGGGAACTCCTTCAAAATATGCCCGTGAAGCAGAAAGCAAAAAACTACTCACCTGGGGATTCCGGTTCTTTGAAACCGTCAAACCGTATAAAGCCGGAGACAGTTTCGTCAAAGCCCGAATCTGGAAAGGCGTTGTGGATCATGTCGCATTAGGGGTCAATAAAAACGTAGCAGTCACCGTTCCAAGAGGTCAGGCCAAAAACCTGAAAGCCAGTTATGAACTGACCAAAACGCTTGAAGCACCACTGAAAAAAGGCGAAGTCGTCGGAACCTTGCACTTCAAACTGGATGGAAAAGATGTTGCAACCTATCCGTTAGTTTCATTACAGACCGTAAAAAAAGGCAGTATATTTAAGCAGTTGTTTGATTATATCCTCCAATTGTTTTCCAGCTGGTTTTAA
- a CDS encoding hypothetical protein (UPF0250 protein YbeD), giving the protein MNTKFDEYLEFPCPFTFKVMGIANETLEQEVLSVIQRLAPGEYSPSSKLSSKGNYRSVTLSVRVTSKQHIEQLYQELGAIDDVRHVL; this is encoded by the coding sequence ATGAACACCAAATTTGACGAGTATTTAGAATTTCCATGCCCTTTTACATTTAAAGTGATGGGAATTGCCAACGAAACCCTCGAGCAGGAAGTTTTATCAGTGATTCAACGACTGGCTCCAGGAGAATATTCACCTTCAAGTAAGTTGAGTAGCAAAGGAAACTATCGCTCAGTCACATTAAGCGTTCGCGTGACCAGCAAACAACATATCGAACAGCTTTACCAGGAATTAGGGGCGATTGACGATGTTCGCCATGTTTTATAA
- the lipB gene encoding Octanoyltransferase, translating into MTDDNLVLKVVRWGLTDYQSMYEKMHQFTNERTTSTPDQIWLVEHLPIFTQGQAGKPEHLLNTGDIPVFQADRGGQVTYHGPGQMIAYLLIDLRRRKLGVRQLVTMMEQSIVDLLARFQINAYPKQDAPGVYVDGKKIASLGLRVRRGCSFHGLALNVKMDLSPFHQINPCGYAGLEMTQTSELQGPQTVAEAIDCFLPAFTGLLGTTLSK; encoded by the coding sequence ATGACTGATGACAATCTCGTGCTTAAAGTCGTTCGTTGGGGTCTAACCGACTATCAATCGATGTATGAAAAAATGCATCAGTTTACCAATGAGCGGACAACATCGACACCCGATCAAATCTGGCTGGTTGAACATCTGCCTATTTTTACACAAGGCCAGGCTGGTAAACCGGAGCATCTGTTAAATACAGGTGATATTCCGGTCTTTCAAGCCGACCGTGGTGGACAAGTTACATACCATGGCCCGGGGCAAATGATTGCTTATTTGCTGATTGATCTAAGACGTCGAAAACTCGGGGTCAGGCAGTTAGTCACAATGATGGAACAATCTATTGTTGATCTATTAGCTAGGTTTCAAATCAATGCTTACCCGAAACAAGATGCCCCGGGAGTCTATGTCGACGGTAAAAAAATTGCATCGCTTGGGCTTCGCGTCCGGCGGGGATGTTCGTTCCATGGGTTGGCTCTGAATGTTAAAATGGATCTTTCTCCGTTTCATCAAATCAATCCATGCGGCTATGCCGGACTTGAAATGACCCAAACCAGTGAACTACAAGGGCCACAGACCGTCGCTGAAGCTATTGATTGTTTTTTACCGGCATTTACCGGGTTGCTCGGTACGACGCTGAGTAAATAA
- the lipA gene encoding Lipoyl synthase, whose product MSTTKKHLEPGVKLRDADKMAFIPVKVIAEDDKPLRKPDWMRIKLPSSSARIDEIKAAMRKNNLHSVCEEAACPNLSECFHHGTATFMILGDICTRRCPFCDVGHGKPLAPDADEPAKLAQTISDMKLRYVVITSVDRDDLRDGGASHFAECVKNIREQTPGIKIETLVPDFRGRMEKALEALDQNPPDVFNHNLETAPHLYKMARPGANYEWSLKLLEEFKKRHPDVPTKSGLMMGLGETNEDILQVMRDLRTHGVTMLTLGQYLQPSRQHLPVKRYVTPKEFETLKEEALAMGFTHAACGPLVRSSYHADLQAQGVEVK is encoded by the coding sequence ATGAGTACAACCAAGAAGCATTTAGAGCCAGGTGTAAAACTACGTGACGCCGATAAGATGGCTTTTATCCCTGTCAAAGTGATTGCTGAGGATGATAAGCCACTTCGCAAACCAGACTGGATGCGCATTAAACTACCATCCAGCTCAGCACGTATTGACGAAATCAAAGCAGCTATGCGCAAAAACAACCTTCACTCGGTCTGTGAAGAAGCCGCTTGCCCTAACCTTTCAGAATGCTTTCATCATGGAACGGCTACCTTTATGATTTTAGGTGATATCTGCACCCGCAGATGTCCATTTTGCGATGTCGGTCATGGCAAACCTCTTGCTCCTGATGCCGACGAACCGGCTAAACTGGCTCAAACTATCTCAGATATGAAACTTCGTTATGTCGTTATAACTTCTGTGGATCGTGATGATCTACGCGACGGTGGAGCCAGCCACTTCGCTGAATGTGTCAAAAATATCCGAGAGCAAACCCCCGGCATCAAAATCGAAACATTGGTTCCTGATTTTCGGGGACGTATGGAAAAAGCCCTTGAAGCACTGGATCAAAACCCACCAGATGTCTTTAACCATAACCTCGAAACAGCACCACATTTGTATAAAATGGCAAGACCGGGCGCAAATTATGAGTGGTCACTAAAATTATTAGAAGAGTTTAAAAAACGCCATCCGGATGTTCCAACCAAATCAGGTCTGATGATGGGACTTGGTGAAACAAATGAAGACATCTTACAGGTGATGCGCGATTTGCGTACTCATGGCGTGACCATGTTAACACTGGGTCAATACCTGCAACCCAGCCGACAGCATCTGCCGGTAAAACGCTATGTGACCCCTAAAGAATTTGAAACACTTAAAGAAGAAGCACTTGCCATGGGATTCACCCATGCGGCATGTGGTCCACTCGTCCGCTCATCCTACCATGCCGATCTACAGGCACAGGGCGTGGAAGTAAAATAA
- the sstT gene encoding Serine/threonine transporter SstT, translated as MKQTHTNILSSIINASLVLQIVIGIIIGAIIGFYWPVAADNLSILGSLFVGALKSVAPILVLILVMSSIANHRKGTETQIKPILILYIFGTFAAALTAVVMSFLFPTHLILTANRATLTPPQGIGQVLHTLLFKVIENPISAMSHANYIAILAWAIGLGLVIRHGKQSTRDMLGDFADGVSALVKFVIRLAPIGICGLVAHTIAKTGFEAIFNYSKLLAVLLGSMFIIALVINPLIVFAKLHRNPYPLVFRCLRESGVTAFFTRSSAANIPVNMELCKQLGLDEDTYSVSIPLGATINMGGAAITITVLSLAAVHTLGIQIDFSTALLLSIVATISACGASGVAGGSLLLIPLACSLFGISNDIAMQVVSVGFIIGVIQDASETALNSSTDALFTAACCLDPKSSLNEQLSQES; from the coding sequence ATGAAGCAAACACACACAAATATTCTATCTTCCATCATCAACGCCAGCCTCGTTCTGCAAATTGTTATAGGGATCATTATCGGCGCCATCATTGGCTTTTACTGGCCTGTAGCAGCAGATAATCTTTCTATTCTTGGCTCTCTTTTTGTCGGGGCCTTAAAATCAGTTGCGCCTATTCTGGTCCTGATTCTGGTAATGTCTTCCATTGCTAACCACCGAAAAGGTACTGAAACACAGATTAAACCGATTCTTATTCTTTATATATTCGGGACATTTGCGGCGGCTTTAACCGCTGTCGTCATGAGTTTTCTGTTTCCTACCCATCTGATTTTAACAGCCAATAGAGCCACCTTAACGCCTCCTCAGGGCATTGGCCAAGTACTGCACACATTGCTATTTAAAGTCATCGAGAACCCGATCAGTGCTATGTCTCATGCTAACTATATTGCCATTCTTGCCTGGGCAATTGGACTAGGTTTAGTCATCCGGCACGGAAAACAAAGTACGCGGGATATGCTGGGCGATTTTGCAGATGGCGTTTCTGCCCTGGTAAAATTTGTCATTCGCTTAGCACCTATCGGTATCTGTGGGCTGGTCGCTCACACAATTGCAAAAACCGGGTTTGAAGCCATTTTCAACTACAGCAAACTACTGGCCGTATTACTGGGTTCAATGTTTATCATTGCCCTTGTCATCAACCCGCTGATTGTCTTCGCCAAATTACATCGCAATCCTTACCCGCTAGTCTTTCGCTGCCTTCGGGAAAGTGGCGTTACTGCATTCTTTACCCGCAGCTCTGCTGCTAACATTCCGGTCAACATGGAGCTTTGTAAACAGCTGGGCTTAGATGAAGATACATATTCTGTTTCAATTCCATTAGGTGCAACCATCAATATGGGCGGCGCAGCCATTACAATTACGGTTCTATCACTGGCTGCCGTTCATACATTAGGCATCCAAATCGATTTTTCGACAGCCTTACTCTTGAGCATTGTGGCAACCATTTCAGCATGTGGAGCATCTGGAGTTGCAGGCGGCTCATTACTTCTTATTCCACTTGCCTGTAGCCTGTTTGGCATTTCAAATGATATTGCAATGCAGGTTGTTTCTGTTGGTTTTATTATCGGTGTGATTCAGGATGCTTCTGAAACTGCGTTAAATAGCTCAACAGATGCACTGTTCACAGCAGCTTGTTGTTTAGATCCAAAATCATCTCTAAACGAACAACTCAGTCAGGAGTCATAA
- the proA gene encoding Gamma-glutamyl phosphate reductase, producing the protein MSLDDLGRQAKAAAAELMLCDNLSKNKGLAVIADELEANISAVLDANQHDLKQARGNGISEAMLDRLMLNEQRLRAIAADVRKVISLDDPVGSEIDSRLLDNGMRLSRRRVPLGVVGVIYEARPNVTIDIASLCLKTGNAAILRGGKETLRTNLVLIDIIQSALTKSGLPSTAVQYIDDPDRARVAELLHLDQYVDMIIPRGGEGLHKMCRDNSSIPVIIGGFGISHIYVEASADLERSLDVVENAKVQRPSTCNALDTLLVDEVVAERFLAQLAKRMSQNKVRLVAEPKAMAYLQDAQMLQEAGPDDFDTEWLSLTLGVKVVASIDEALSHIRAHKAIHSDAIMTDRLDQAERFVNGVDSAAVYVNASTRFTDGGQFGLGAEVAVSTQKLHARGPMGLEALTSYKWVGVADYLSRS; encoded by the coding sequence ATGAGTTTAGATGATTTAGGGCGTCAGGCCAAAGCGGCAGCAGCTGAGTTGATGCTATGTGATAACCTTTCGAAAAATAAAGGGTTAGCAGTTATAGCGGATGAACTGGAAGCCAATATTTCAGCCGTACTGGATGCTAATCAGCATGATCTAAAGCAGGCCCGGGGAAATGGCATTAGCGAGGCGATGCTGGATCGTCTGATGCTGAATGAACAAAGGCTTAGAGCCATTGCCGCTGATGTCAGAAAAGTGATTTCACTTGATGATCCTGTTGGCAGTGAAATAGATAGCCGGTTGTTGGATAATGGCATGCGCTTAAGCCGTCGTCGTGTCCCGTTGGGGGTCGTCGGGGTTATTTATGAGGCTCGGCCGAATGTGACCATCGATATTGCCAGTTTGTGTCTGAAAACCGGTAATGCGGCGATTTTACGTGGTGGTAAAGAGACACTGCGAACCAATTTGGTACTGATTGATATTATTCAGAGTGCTTTAACCAAAAGTGGTTTGCCATCGACAGCTGTTCAGTATATTGATGATCCTGACAGAGCCCGGGTTGCTGAATTGTTACACCTTGATCAGTATGTCGATATGATTATTCCCCGAGGTGGTGAAGGGCTTCATAAAATGTGTCGGGATAATAGCTCGATTCCGGTCATTATCGGCGGGTTTGGTATCAGTCATATTTACGTTGAGGCATCCGCTGATTTAGAGCGATCACTTGATGTAGTTGAAAATGCGAAAGTGCAGCGACCATCCACATGTAATGCATTAGATACACTATTGGTTGATGAAGTCGTTGCCGAGCGTTTTCTAGCTCAGTTGGCAAAAAGGATGAGTCAGAATAAAGTGCGTTTGGTGGCAGAGCCTAAAGCGATGGCTTATCTGCAGGATGCTCAAATGTTGCAGGAAGCTGGCCCCGATGATTTTGATACAGAGTGGTTGAGTTTGACATTAGGTGTAAAAGTCGTCGCCAGTATTGATGAAGCGTTATCCCATATCCGTGCGCATAAAGCGATTCACTCTGATGCTATTATGACGGATCGCTTGGATCAGGCTGAGCGTTTTGTTAATGGTGTGGATTCTGCCGCAGTTTATGTCAATGCTTCAACCCGGTTTACCGATGGCGGACAATTTGGCCTTGGGGCTGAGGTGGCGGTTTCGACACAGAAACTTCATGCAAGAGGCCCAATGGGGCTGGAAGCTCTAACCAGTTATAAATGGGTCGGTGTTGCGGATTATCTGTCGCGTTCGTAA
- the proB gene encoding Glutamate 5-kinase — translation MVSQTVVIKLGTSVLTGGGTHLDRAHMIELVRQCARLRGEGCRIVIVSSGAIAAGREHLVMNPKSLTISRKQMLAAVGQSQLIRVWENLFNLYNLHVGQLLLTRADLEDRERYLNARDALRAILDYGIIPVINENDAVATSEIKVGDNDNLSALVAMLADADQLLLLTDQPGLFTADPRSNPNAQLIREVKVIDDTLRRLAGGSVSGVGTGGMYTKLQAADIARRAGIDVIIAAGRAENVIERVVRGDVAGTRFPGLITPLEHRKQWILAGPPPQGELMLDNGACEAVIEHGSSLLPKGIVQIKGHFVRGDVVNMVNPKRQLVARGICRYKAQDIQQIKGLHSDRIVEVLGYAYGSVAVHRDDLVVTQLASGSDIWK, via the coding sequence ATGGTAAGTCAGACTGTTGTTATCAAATTAGGGACCAGTGTCCTGACCGGGGGAGGTACTCACCTGGATCGGGCCCATATGATTGAGTTAGTCAGGCAGTGCGCCCGGTTAAGAGGTGAGGGTTGCCGCATTGTGATTGTTTCTTCAGGGGCAATTGCCGCAGGCCGGGAACATTTGGTGATGAATCCCAAATCACTCACGATTAGTCGAAAACAGATGCTTGCGGCGGTAGGTCAGAGTCAGCTGATTCGGGTGTGGGAAAATCTTTTTAATCTTTATAACCTCCATGTTGGTCAGTTATTACTTACTCGGGCTGATTTAGAAGATCGGGAACGTTATCTGAATGCCAGAGATGCTCTCAGAGCGATTCTTGATTATGGCATTATTCCGGTTATTAATGAGAATGATGCGGTTGCAACGAGTGAAATAAAAGTTGGCGATAATGATAATCTTTCTGCGTTGGTGGCTATGTTGGCTGATGCGGATCAACTGCTATTGTTGACTGATCAACCTGGGTTGTTTACTGCGGATCCGCGCAGTAACCCAAATGCGCAGTTGATTCGTGAAGTTAAAGTAATTGATGATACGTTGCGTAGGCTGGCAGGCGGTAGTGTCAGCGGGGTAGGTACTGGTGGCATGTATACTAAATTACAGGCAGCTGATATTGCCCGTCGGGCAGGGATTGATGTCATTATTGCTGCGGGGCGTGCTGAAAATGTGATTGAAAGGGTTGTTCGGGGAGATGTCGCCGGGACACGTTTCCCAGGATTAATTACACCGCTTGAACATCGTAAACAATGGATTTTGGCTGGTCCACCGCCTCAGGGCGAACTGATGTTGGATAATGGTGCTTGCGAGGCTGTTATCGAACATGGTTCAAGTCTGTTACCTAAAGGGATTGTTCAGATTAAAGGTCATTTTGTGCGTGGTGATGTCGTTAATATGGTCAATCCTAAGCGACAGTTGGTAGCCCGGGGGATCTGCCGTTATAAGGCTCAGGATATTCAGCAAATTAAAGGACTTCATTCTGATAGGATTGTTGAAGTACTTGGATATGCATATGGATCGGTTGCCGTACATCGTGATGATTTGGTGGTGACTCAATTGGCTAGCGGGAGTGATATCTGGAAATGA
- the crl gene encoding Sigma factor-binding protein Crl: protein MTDKWPSHGRFINRFNALGPYLRKQQSNQELYFFDCLSECLDAGVTPELREFYGWWMELSVVDDGFIYEYWYGFYDRAGEWNEQKIPQEFESSTRQSLLDFYGKLTDELEALSIELMPSPRLDPSRVLAA, encoded by the coding sequence ATGACAGATAAATGGCCATCACATGGACGGTTCATCAATCGCTTTAATGCACTAGGACCATATCTGAGAAAGCAACAAAGCAATCAGGAGCTTTACTTTTTTGATTGCCTGAGTGAATGTCTGGATGCAGGGGTTACGCCAGAGTTACGTGAGTTTTACGGCTGGTGGATGGAATTAAGCGTGGTTGATGATGGTTTTATTTATGAATATTGGTATGGGTTCTATGATCGCGCTGGCGAATGGAACGAACAAAAAATTCCGCAGGAGTTTGAATCATCGACACGGCAATCTTTACTTGATTTTTATGGAAAGTTGACCGATGAATTAGAAGCGCTTTCGATCGAATTAATGCCTTCTCCCCGATTAGATCCGAGCCGGGTGTTAGCTGCATAG
- a CDS encoding hypothetical protein (UPF0255 protein VV1_0328): MSETRSKQLFSDRQPTIETSKLSNSKAYKNSTPQPASMIKNGRVHLWYRLLPRLWWAQMGISTIESHYLLARIAAKDDPRTSDLLDTVEDYRPGNWCFEWLRFAVGCQTKSPGMMPAMAANIASYPHLKGDHLSDRAQTLSISYYQQAISVESSVDSFERIESTWQSKKISGFLHTPPASSQVPLVIAICDVSMLFSEMYIFYRRYLASNGIAMLSIDFAGCGELRQHVWSENSSDIYQPILDKVIQNPRIDTNRIALLGVRFGAQSAIRLAQLNPQLISTVAVISPAVSDIFTDENRLPQLPQMVRDCLANRLNIDAADHQSLKLRLHSFSLKQQGLLRVGGGVEHFLCVTHRKTLLCSSDDLKLLCHSAKKADSYVFKGEDLFDILPKSFEKCGYWLQKQLSCG; the protein is encoded by the coding sequence TTGAGCGAGACACGTTCTAAACAGTTATTTAGTGACCGTCAACCGACTATTGAAACGTCTAAGCTTTCAAATTCAAAGGCTTATAAAAATAGTACGCCACAGCCTGCTTCGATGATAAAAAACGGGCGTGTCCATTTGTGGTATCGCTTATTGCCGAGACTCTGGTGGGCTCAGATGGGGATCTCTACGATAGAAAGCCATTATCTACTTGCACGTATCGCAGCAAAAGATGACCCAAGAACAAGTGATTTACTTGATACGGTGGAGGATTATCGCCCGGGGAACTGGTGTTTTGAATGGCTCCGCTTCGCTGTAGGCTGCCAGACTAAATCTCCGGGAATGATGCCCGCGATGGCAGCTAATATTGCATCTTATCCTCATCTGAAAGGGGATCATCTGTCCGACAGAGCTCAGACTTTATCGATCAGTTATTATCAGCAGGCTATCTCAGTTGAGTCATCTGTTGATTCGTTCGAGCGAATTGAGTCGACCTGGCAGAGCAAAAAAATCTCAGGTTTTTTGCATACGCCACCAGCATCTTCGCAAGTGCCATTAGTGATTGCCATTTGCGATGTTTCAATGCTGTTTAGCGAGATGTATATATTTTATCGTCGTTATTTAGCCTCAAACGGTATTGCGATGCTCAGTATTGATTTTGCCGGTTGTGGTGAGTTACGCCAGCATGTATGGAGCGAGAATAGTAGTGATATTTATCAGCCTATATTGGATAAAGTGATTCAGAATCCACGAATTGACACGAATCGAATCGCACTTTTAGGGGTTCGTTTCGGTGCACAATCGGCGATTCGTTTAGCTCAGTTAAACCCGCAGTTGATTAGCACTGTGGCAGTGATTTCACCAGCGGTTTCCGATATTTTCACTGATGAGAATCGGTTACCCCAGTTGCCGCAGATGGTCAGAGATTGTCTTGCAAATCGTTTGAATATCGATGCGGCTGATCATCAGAGTTTGAAATTGCGGCTGCATTCTTTTTCTTTAAAACAACAGGGGTTATTGCGAGTCGGTGGTGGTGTTGAGCATTTTTTATGCGTTACTCATCGTAAAACACTTCTTTGTTCATCGGATGATCTAAAGTTGTTGTGTCACAGCGCAAAAAAGGCAGATTCTTATGTTTTTAAAGGCGAAGATTTATTCGATATTTTGCCAAAATCCTTTGAAAAATGTGGATATTGGTTGCAAAAGCAATTGAGCTGTGGGTAA